Proteins from one Rhinopithecus roxellana isolate Shanxi Qingling chromosome 20, ASM756505v1, whole genome shotgun sequence genomic window:
- the PDF gene encoding peptide deformylase, mitochondrial produces MAQLWGTLNLGQLWAAVPWAGAAAVGARARSSTAAPDGVEGPVLRRSYWRHLRRLVLGPSEPPFPHVCQVGDPVLRGVAAPIDRAQLGGPELQRLTQRLVQVMRRRRCVGLSAPQLGVPRQLLALELPEALCRECPPRQRALRQMEPFPLRVFVNPSLRVLDSRLVTFPEGCESVAGFLACVPRFQAVQISGLDPNGEQVVWQASGWAARIIQHEMDHLQGCLFIDKMDSRTFTNVCWMEVND; encoded by the exons ATGGCCCAGCTGTGGGGCACGCTGAATCTTGGGCAGCTGTGGGCGGCAGTTCCGTGGGCAGGGGCGGCAGCCGTCGGTGCTCGGGCCCGCAGCTCCACGGCCGCCCCGGACGGCGTCGAGGGCCCTGTGCTCCGGCGCTCCTACTGGCGTCACCTGAGGCGCCTGGTACTGGGTCCTTCCGAACCTCCGTTCCCCCACGTGTGCCAGGTCGGGGACCCGGTGCTGCGGGGCGTGGCGGCCCCGATAGATCGGGCGCAGCTGGGCGGGCCCGAGCTGCAGCGGCTCACGCAGCGGCTGGTCCAGGTGATGCGGCGGCGGCGCTGCGTGGGCCTAAGCGCGCCGCAGCTGGGAGTGCCGCGGCAGTTGCTGGCGCTGGAGCTCCCCGAGGCGCTGTGTCGGGAGTGCCCGCCGCGCCAGCGCGCGCTTCGACAGATGGAGCCCTTCCCCCTGCGCGTGTTCGTGAACCCCAGCCTGCGGGTGCTGGACAGCCGCCTAGTCACCTTCCCCGAGGGCTGCGAGAGCGTCGCCGGCTTCCTGGCTTGCGTGCCCCGCTTCCAGGCGGTGCAGATCTCAG GGCTGGACCCCAATGGAGAACAGGTGGTGTGGCAGGCGAGCGGGTGGGCAGCCCGCATCATCCAGCACGAGATGGACCACCTGCAGGGCTGCCTGTTTATTGACAAAATGGACAGCAGGACATTCACAAACGTCTGTTGGATGGAGGTGAATGACTAA
- the VPS4A gene encoding vacuolar protein sorting-associated protein 4A isoform X1, translated as MTTSTLQKAIDLVTKATEEDKAKNYEEALRLYQHAVEYFLHAIKYEAHSDKAKESIRAKCVQYLDRAEKLKDYLRSKEKHGKKPVKENQSEGKGSDSDSEGDNPEKKKLQEQLMGAVVMEKPNIRWNDVAGLEGAKEALKEAVILPIKFPHLFTGKRTPWRGILLFGPPGTGKSYLAKAVATEANNSTFFSVSSSDLMSKWLGESEKLVKNLFELARQHKPSIIFIDEVDSLCGSRNENESEAARRIKTEFLVQMQGVGNNNDGTLVLGATNIPWVLDSAIRRRFEKRIYIPLPEEAARAQMFRLHLGSTPHNLTDANIHELARKTEGYSGADISIIVRDSLMQPVRKVQSATHFKKVCGPSRTNPSVMIDDLLTPCSPGDPGAMEMTWMDVPGDKLLEPVVCMSDMLRSLATTRPTVNADDLLKVKKFSEDFGQES; from the exons ATGACAACGTCAACCCTCCAG AAAGCCATTGATCTGGTGACGAAAGCCACAGAAGAGGACAAAGCCAAGAACTACGAGGAGGCGCTGCGGCTGTACCAGCATGCGGTGGAGTACTTCCTCCACGCCATCAAGT ATGAGGCCCACAGCGACAAGGCCAAGGAGAGCATTCGAGCCAAGTGCGTGCAGTACCTAGACCGGGCCGAGAAGCTTAAGGATTATTTACGAAGCAAAGAGAAACACGGCAAGAAGCCAGTCAAAGAGAACCAGAGTGAGGGCAAGGG CAGTGACAGTGACAGTGAAGGGGATAATCCAGAGAAGAAGAAACTGCAGGAACAGCTGATGG GTGCTGTTGTGATGGAGAAGCCCAACATACGGTGGAACGACGTGGCCGGGCTGGAGGGGGCCAAGGAGGCCCTCAAAGAAGCTGTCATTTTGCCAATCAAATTCCCACATTTGTTCACAG GCAAGCGCACCCCCTGGCGGGGGATTCTGCTGTTCGGACCCCCTGGCACAGGGAAATCCTACTTGGCCAAAGCCGTGGCAACAGAGGCCAACAACTCCACCTTCTTCTCTGTGTCCTCCTCAGACCTGATGTCCAAGTGGCTGGGGGAGAGTGAAAA GCTGGTCAAGAACCTGTTTGAGCTGGCCAGGCAGCACAAGCCCTCCATCATCTTCATCGACGAGGTGGATTCCCTCTGCGGATCCCGAAATGAAAATGAGAGCGAGGCCGCCCGGAGGATCAAAACGGAGTTCTTGGTCCAGATGCAGG GGGTGGGGAATAACAATGATGGGACTCTGGTTCTTGGAGCCACGAACATACCATGGGTGTTGGATTCGGCCATCAGGAGGAG GTTTGAAAAGCGAATTTACATCCCCTTGCCGGAGGAAGCTGCCCGTGCCCAGATGTTCCGGTTGCATCTGGGGAGCACTCCCCACAACCTCACGGATGCAAACATCCACGAGCTGGCCCGGAAGACGGAAGGCTACTCGGGTGCGGACATCAGCATCATCGTGCGGGACTCCCTCATGCAGCCTGTGAGGAAGGTGCAGTCGGCCACACACTTCAAAAAG GTCTGTGGTCCCTCCCGCACCAACCCCAGCGTGATGATCGATGACCTCCTAACCCCATGCTCACCAGGGGACCCAGGAGCCATGGAGATGACTTGGATGGATGTCCCTGGGGACAAACTCTTAGAGCCTGTGGTTTGCATG TCGGACATGCTGCGGTCTCTGGCCACCACCCGGCCCACGGTGAATGCAGACGACCTCCTGAAAGTGAAGAAATTCTCAGAGGACTTTGGGCAGGAGAGTTAA
- the VPS4A gene encoding vacuolar protein sorting-associated protein 4A isoform X2 produces the protein MTTSTLQKAIDLVTKATEEDKAKNYEEALRLYQHAVEYFLHAIKYEAHSDKAKESIRAKCVQYLDRAEKLKDYLRSKEKHGKKPVKENQSEGKGDSDSEGDNPEKKKLQEQLMGAVVMEKPNIRWNDVAGLEGAKEALKEAVILPIKFPHLFTGKRTPWRGILLFGPPGTGKSYLAKAVATEANNSTFFSVSSSDLMSKWLGESEKLVKNLFELARQHKPSIIFIDEVDSLCGSRNENESEAARRIKTEFLVQMQGVGNNNDGTLVLGATNIPWVLDSAIRRRFEKRIYIPLPEEAARAQMFRLHLGSTPHNLTDANIHELARKTEGYSGADISIIVRDSLMQPVRKVQSATHFKKVCGPSRTNPSVMIDDLLTPCSPGDPGAMEMTWMDVPGDKLLEPVVCMSDMLRSLATTRPTVNADDLLKVKKFSEDFGQES, from the exons ATGACAACGTCAACCCTCCAG AAAGCCATTGATCTGGTGACGAAAGCCACAGAAGAGGACAAAGCCAAGAACTACGAGGAGGCGCTGCGGCTGTACCAGCATGCGGTGGAGTACTTCCTCCACGCCATCAAGT ATGAGGCCCACAGCGACAAGGCCAAGGAGAGCATTCGAGCCAAGTGCGTGCAGTACCTAGACCGGGCCGAGAAGCTTAAGGATTATTTACGAAGCAAAGAGAAACACGGCAAGAAGCCAGTCAAAGAGAACCAGAGTGAGGGCAAGGG TGACAGTGACAGTGAAGGGGATAATCCAGAGAAGAAGAAACTGCAGGAACAGCTGATGG GTGCTGTTGTGATGGAGAAGCCCAACATACGGTGGAACGACGTGGCCGGGCTGGAGGGGGCCAAGGAGGCCCTCAAAGAAGCTGTCATTTTGCCAATCAAATTCCCACATTTGTTCACAG GCAAGCGCACCCCCTGGCGGGGGATTCTGCTGTTCGGACCCCCTGGCACAGGGAAATCCTACTTGGCCAAAGCCGTGGCAACAGAGGCCAACAACTCCACCTTCTTCTCTGTGTCCTCCTCAGACCTGATGTCCAAGTGGCTGGGGGAGAGTGAAAA GCTGGTCAAGAACCTGTTTGAGCTGGCCAGGCAGCACAAGCCCTCCATCATCTTCATCGACGAGGTGGATTCCCTCTGCGGATCCCGAAATGAAAATGAGAGCGAGGCCGCCCGGAGGATCAAAACGGAGTTCTTGGTCCAGATGCAGG GGGTGGGGAATAACAATGATGGGACTCTGGTTCTTGGAGCCACGAACATACCATGGGTGTTGGATTCGGCCATCAGGAGGAG GTTTGAAAAGCGAATTTACATCCCCTTGCCGGAGGAAGCTGCCCGTGCCCAGATGTTCCGGTTGCATCTGGGGAGCACTCCCCACAACCTCACGGATGCAAACATCCACGAGCTGGCCCGGAAGACGGAAGGCTACTCGGGTGCGGACATCAGCATCATCGTGCGGGACTCCCTCATGCAGCCTGTGAGGAAGGTGCAGTCGGCCACACACTTCAAAAAG GTCTGTGGTCCCTCCCGCACCAACCCCAGCGTGATGATCGATGACCTCCTAACCCCATGCTCACCAGGGGACCCAGGAGCCATGGAGATGACTTGGATGGATGTCCCTGGGGACAAACTCTTAGAGCCTGTGGTTTGCATG TCGGACATGCTGCGGTCTCTGGCCACCACCCGGCCCACGGTGAATGCAGACGACCTCCTGAAAGTGAAGAAATTCTCAGAGGACTTTGGGCAGGAGAGTTAA